From the genome of Clostridium sp. BNL1100, one region includes:
- a CDS encoding helix-turn-helix transcriptional regulator, producing MPIIVNVDVMLAKRKMSSTELAEKIGITTANLSILKTNKAKAIRFSTLEEICKALNCQPGDILEYVPAEEKTVEIDE from the coding sequence ATGCCGATTATAGTAAATGTTGATGTAATGCTTGCAAAGAGAAAAATGAGTTCAACAGAACTAGCTGAAAAAATAGGTATAACTACTGCTAACCTATCAATATTAAAGACCAACAAGGCTAAAGCCATTAGATTTTCAACCCTTGAGGAGATATGCAAGGCTTTAAACTGCCAGCCCGGTGATATCCTTGAATACGTACCAGCTGAAGAAAAAACCGTAGAAATAGACGAATAA
- the helD gene encoding RNA polymerase recycling motor HelD, with product MSAANHPAYKEELERCRYTLDYVEKSLKKALEKREKIGNELESVQKHMSGDSSADYTSILVNTMLHDTLALKVKNLYTARGKPYFARVDYKENDSVRTEKLYIGKMSLSRDEDQEIVIVDWRAPIANLYYEGRLGQSSYECPDGKIDGDLLLKRQFSINNGNLDEIFDIDITTNDEFLQTYLGANAENRLKEIVSTIQEEQNKIVRAPMWKPLIVQGVAGSGKTTIALHRIAYLIYTFEKSFDPENFMIIAPNRLFLNYISEVLPELGVERVKQTTFEDFSMELIGKNFKLTDANEKLNMFVNHNVTKEQIEYNDLVRCSSILKTSMDFKDIIDEYIKEIELSFIPKKDITLGTKVIFSYDEINNLFLTQYGMWPIAQRMNEIKKSIKTRLKTSKEQFIQQIHAECDKKVARARVGIPDESERQKCILEAFEKRDRVLKKIDKAAKSLVKDYVASLPKLSPYQYYVDLMNNAEVFDRIVGKYTDEKTCKFIREYTLDILNSERLEQEDLAPIIYLKYKIYGMDEKIPVRHIVIDEAQDFSAFQFYVMKRIVKDSSFTILGDLCQGIHFYRGVRSWDEIVNNVFEGKKCEFLTLEQSYRTTVEIMEAANNVMEKLDNKGLVRAKPVIRHGDPVEYIQKFDIEDVAADIVEKIEQAKRQGHKTIAVICKTMEECNQILPMIKKADKNISIITGNEKEYKSGIVVVPSYLSKGLEFDVVLISNAGSDNYTTSDLDIKLLYVAMTRPLHKLCIYYTGEISSLLK from the coding sequence ATGTCAGCTGCAAACCATCCGGCCTATAAGGAAGAGCTTGAAAGGTGCAGATATACTCTGGACTATGTGGAAAAAAGCCTGAAAAAAGCTCTTGAAAAGAGAGAAAAGATAGGTAATGAGCTTGAAAGTGTACAAAAGCATATGAGCGGTGACAGTAGTGCTGATTATACTAGTATACTGGTAAATACTATGCTACATGATACTCTGGCTTTAAAGGTTAAGAATCTATATACTGCCAGAGGTAAACCCTATTTTGCCAGGGTAGACTATAAGGAAAACGATTCGGTTAGGACAGAAAAGCTGTATATAGGAAAAATGTCATTATCTAGGGATGAGGACCAGGAAATAGTTATTGTAGACTGGAGGGCGCCGATAGCAAATCTTTATTACGAGGGCAGACTCGGACAGTCAAGCTATGAATGTCCGGATGGCAAAATCGATGGAGATCTTCTTTTGAAAAGGCAGTTTTCCATTAATAATGGGAATCTTGATGAAATTTTTGATATAGATATAACAACAAATGATGAATTTCTTCAAACATATCTTGGGGCAAATGCAGAAAATAGACTTAAAGAAATTGTTTCTACAATTCAGGAGGAACAGAACAAAATAGTAAGAGCTCCCATGTGGAAGCCTCTGATTGTTCAAGGGGTTGCAGGTAGCGGTAAAACAACTATTGCTCTTCATAGAATAGCGTATCTTATATATACATTTGAAAAAAGTTTTGATCCTGAAAATTTTATGATTATTGCTCCAAACAGACTTTTTCTTAACTATATTTCAGAGGTACTACCTGAACTTGGAGTTGAGAGGGTTAAGCAAACAACTTTTGAGGATTTTTCTATGGAGCTTATAGGGAAAAACTTTAAGCTTACAGATGCAAATGAAAAGTTGAATATGTTTGTTAATCATAATGTGACTAAGGAACAGATTGAGTATAATGATCTTGTAAGATGTTCGTCCATTCTAAAAACGTCTATGGACTTCAAAGATATTATTGATGAATACATAAAGGAAATTGAGCTATCTTTTATTCCTAAAAAGGATATTACCCTGGGTACTAAAGTTATTTTTTCATATGATGAAATAAATAATTTGTTTTTAACCCAGTATGGTATGTGGCCTATTGCACAGAGGATGAATGAGATTAAGAAAAGTATTAAAACAAGGTTGAAAACAAGTAAGGAACAGTTTATTCAACAGATACATGCTGAATGTGACAAAAAGGTAGCAAGGGCAAGGGTAGGAATTCCTGATGAGTCTGAAAGGCAAAAGTGTATACTAGAAGCTTTTGAAAAAAGAGACCGTGTTTTAAAGAAGATTGATAAAGCAGCAAAATCTTTAGTTAAGGACTATGTAGCCAGTCTACCAAAATTAAGCCCATATCAATACTATGTTGATCTGATGAATAATGCTGAAGTTTTTGATAGGATTGTGGGCAAATACACTGACGAAAAGACATGTAAGTTTATTAGAGAGTATACTCTTGATATATTAAATAGTGAAAGGCTTGAACAGGAAGATCTGGCACCGATAATATATCTGAAATATAAGATTTATGGTATGGATGAGAAGATACCAGTCAGGCATATTGTAATTGATGAAGCTCAAGATTTCAGTGCGTTTCAGTTTTATGTTATGAAAAGAATTGTCAAGGACAGTTCTTTTACGATTCTCGGGGATTTATGTCAGGGAATTCATTTTTACAGGGGAGTACGTAGTTGGGACGAGATTGTTAATAATGTTTTTGAGGGTAAAAAGTGCGAATTTTTAACCTTGGAACAAAGCTACAGAACTACCGTTGAAATTATGGAGGCTGCTAATAATGTTATGGAGAAACTGGATAATAAGGGTCTCGTACGTGCAAAACCTGTTATCCGACATGGAGATCCTGTTGAATACATTCAGAAGTTTGACATTGAGGATGTTGCTGCAGACATAGTCGAAAAAATTGAGCAGGCAAAAAGACAAGGACATAAAACAATAGCAGTTATCTGTAAAACCATGGAAGAATGTAATCAAATACTGCCTATGATAAAGAAGGCTGATAAAAATATAAGTATTATTACAGGAAATGAGAAGGAATACAAAAGCGGTATTGTAGTGGTTCCATCTTATCTATCAAAGGGTCTGGAATTTGATGTGGTACTTATTTCAAATGCCGGCAGCGATAATTATACAACAAGCGATCTTGATATTAAGCTGCTTTATGTAGCCATGACAAGGCCTTTGCATAAACTTTGTATTTATTATACAGGAGAAATTTCAAGTCTGCTAAAATAA
- a CDS encoding M14 family zinc carboxypeptidase yields the protein MSKRITVFLLALIYTLTSLSTFSVQASKITYSKTLEQIYKSKDVYTDTQKRLTEFNKNYSNITYLFSAGKSVQKRDLSVIKIGSGSKKIFINAAHHPREYIGTILTLNQIQNLLEAYASNGTIDGQKVRNLLDNQVTFYFMPLVNPDGVQICVNGSPSYYFNANKVDLNHNYDALWFKKITSTYSTGTKAFSEPETQAVRDLCLNIEFDLTLAYHAAGNIIYWYFGQEGADRTRDLAYANMLKATTGYSLVSPSNYKSSTSGFKDWCVQKLKIPSFTLEVGGKRGITKPVVWSYYSTIWNENKLIPVRIAKQLMTQVKFNSDKKTSLIYKSNLFRQGQIISLDGKQYLAEKDVTLLAGKISDSQKEKLNQTEIYINKISYINLETLAECLNLNFKFEKSSNTVYIS from the coding sequence ATGTCTAAGAGAATAACTGTTTTTCTACTTGCTTTAATCTATACATTAACATCCTTGAGTACCTTTTCAGTACAAGCATCAAAAATTACATATTCTAAAACTCTTGAACAAATATATAAAAGCAAGGATGTTTATACAGACACACAGAAACGACTTACAGAGTTTAATAAAAATTACAGCAATATAACATATCTCTTTTCAGCAGGAAAAAGTGTACAGAAGAGAGATTTGTCAGTAATAAAGATAGGAAGCGGCTCTAAAAAGATTTTTATAAATGCAGCACATCATCCTAGAGAATACATAGGTACAATCCTTACACTAAACCAGATTCAAAATTTACTAGAGGCATACGCTAGTAATGGAACTATCGACGGTCAAAAAGTCAGGAATCTGCTTGATAATCAAGTAACCTTTTATTTTATGCCACTGGTAAATCCGGACGGCGTACAGATATGTGTTAATGGGTCTCCCTCCTATTACTTTAACGCTAATAAGGTTGACCTTAATCATAATTATGATGCACTATGGTTTAAAAAAATTACCTCTACATATTCTACAGGAACTAAAGCATTCTCTGAGCCCGAAACCCAGGCAGTTAGAGATTTATGCCTCAATATAGAATTTGACCTGACTCTTGCATATCATGCAGCAGGAAATATAATCTATTGGTATTTTGGACAAGAAGGAGCAGATAGAACAAGAGACTTGGCTTATGCAAATATGCTAAAGGCTACAACCGGTTACAGTTTGGTAAGCCCCTCCAACTACAAATCGTCAACTTCGGGATTTAAAGATTGGTGTGTACAAAAATTAAAAATTCCATCCTTTACACTTGAGGTAGGAGGTAAAAGAGGTATTACAAAGCCCGTAGTATGGTCATATTACAGCACAATCTGGAATGAAAATAAGCTTATCCCCGTTAGAATCGCCAAACAGCTGATGACGCAGGTAAAATTTAATAGCGATAAGAAGACCTCATTAATATATAAAAGCAATTTATTCCGTCAAGGACAGATAATATCTTTAGATGGGAAGCAATACCTCGCTGAAAAAGATGTAACATTACTTGCAGGAAAGATATCAGACAGCCAGAAAGAGAAACTTAATCAAACAGAAATTTATATAAACAAAATATCCTATATAAACCTTGAAACCTTAGCAGAATGTTTGAACCTTAACTTCAAATTTGAAAAATCCTCAAATACGGTTTATATTTCATAG
- the tkt gene encoding transketolase, translating into MSKIDTASINTIRVLAAEAVQKASSGHPGLPLGAAPIAYTVWAKHMKHNPKNPQWPNRDRFVLSAGHGSAMLYSMLHVFGYDVSMEDLKNFRQFNSKTPGHPEYGHTPGVEITTGPLGQGVANAVGMAMAEEFMAAKFNKDGYKIVDNYTFALSGDGCLMEGVASEAASLAGTLKLGKLILLYDSNNITIEGNTDIAFTEDVAKRFDAYGWQVLKVEDGNSVEDISAAVAKAKADTSAPTIIIINTQIGYGSPKAGSSSVHGEPLGEEGLAKTKEFLGMCKDDCFNVNEEVSAYMKELVDSGIKAENEWNDMFNKYAAEYPGLAKEWEMWHNNSYEEMLLNDENFWKAEPKANATRAISGNLINYLAQRIPNLVGGSADLAPSNKTAMKGVGDFSAKDYSGRNLHFGVREHGMAAIANAMAVYGGLKLYCATFFVFTDYLKGAMRLSALMKTPVTYVMTHDSIGVGEDGPTHQPIEQLASIRSIPNFIDFRPADANETAAGWFTAVTNPSSPTCLVLTRQNLPVLDIDGKVALKGAYTLLDSKNATPEIILIACGSEVHITLEAGKQLQAEGIDARVVSMPSMELFDRQSAEYKESVLPSSVANRVAVEAASSFGWHKYVGLKGEVISIDTFGASGPADELFKHFGFTTENVVAKAKAVLAK; encoded by the coding sequence ATGAGCAAGATAGACACAGCTTCTATTAACACTATAAGGGTGTTGGCTGCAGAAGCAGTTCAAAAAGCATCTTCAGGACATCCGGGTTTGCCACTGGGTGCAGCACCTATAGCCTATACTGTTTGGGCAAAACATATGAAACATAATCCCAAAAACCCACAATGGCCAAATAGAGACAGATTCGTACTCTCAGCAGGTCATGGTTCAGCAATGCTGTATTCAATGCTGCATGTGTTCGGTTATGATGTTTCAATGGAAGATTTGAAGAACTTCAGACAATTTAACAGTAAAACTCCGGGACATCCTGAATACGGACATACACCGGGCGTTGAAATTACAACTGGACCTCTTGGTCAAGGTGTTGCCAATGCGGTTGGTATGGCAATGGCTGAAGAATTTATGGCTGCCAAATTCAACAAGGACGGCTACAAAATAGTTGATAACTATACTTTTGCATTATCAGGAGACGGCTGTCTCATGGAAGGTGTTGCAAGCGAAGCAGCTTCACTTGCAGGTACCTTGAAACTGGGCAAGCTTATATTACTTTATGACAGCAACAATATTACTATAGAAGGAAATACAGACATAGCTTTCACAGAAGATGTTGCAAAACGTTTCGACGCATATGGTTGGCAAGTACTTAAAGTTGAAGACGGAAACAGTGTTGAGGACATCAGTGCAGCAGTTGCCAAGGCAAAAGCTGACACAAGTGCACCTACAATTATTATCATAAATACTCAAATCGGTTATGGATCACCAAAAGCAGGAAGTTCTTCTGTTCATGGTGAACCTCTTGGAGAAGAAGGACTTGCAAAGACTAAGGAATTCTTGGGAATGTGCAAGGATGATTGCTTCAACGTAAATGAAGAAGTTTCAGCTTACATGAAAGAACTCGTTGATTCCGGTATTAAAGCTGAAAATGAGTGGAATGATATGTTCAATAAATATGCTGCTGAATACCCAGGTCTCGCAAAGGAATGGGAAATGTGGCATAATAACAGCTACGAAGAAATGCTTCTAAACGATGAAAACTTCTGGAAAGCTGAGCCTAAAGCAAATGCAACCAGAGCTATTTCAGGAAATCTTATAAATTATCTGGCACAAAGAATTCCTAATCTTGTTGGAGGTTCTGCTGACCTTGCACCTTCAAACAAGACTGCTATGAAGGGTGTAGGAGATTTCTCAGCTAAAGATTACAGCGGCAGAAACCTTCACTTCGGTGTAAGAGAACACGGAATGGCAGCTATAGCAAATGCAATGGCTGTATATGGCGGATTAAAACTGTACTGTGCGACCTTCTTTGTGTTCACTGACTATTTAAAGGGTGCTATGAGACTCTCAGCACTTATGAAGACACCTGTAACATACGTAATGACTCATGACAGTATCGGTGTTGGAGAAGACGGACCTACTCACCAACCAATCGAACAGTTGGCATCAATAAGAAGTATACCAAACTTCATTGATTTCAGACCTGCTGATGCAAATGAAACAGCTGCAGGTTGGTTTACAGCAGTAACAAACCCATCTTCACCTACTTGTCTGGTATTAACAAGACAAAACCTCCCTGTTCTTGACATCGACGGAAAAGTAGCTTTAAAGGGTGCTTATACTCTATTGGATTCAAAGAATGCAACTCCTGAAATCATTTTGATAGCTTGTGGCTCAGAAGTTCACATTACTCTTGAAGCCGGCAAACAACTGCAAGCAGAAGGTATTGATGCAAGAGTTGTAAGTATGCCTTCAATGGAACTCTTTGATAGACAGTCAGCTGAATACAAGGAAAGCGTACTTCCATCATCTGTCGCTAACAGAGTGGCAGTTGAAGCAGCTTCCTCATTCGGATGGCATAAGTATGTTGGATTAAAGGGCGAAGTAATTTCCATAGATACCTTTGGTGCTTCCGGCCCTGCAGATGAGCTGTTCAAGCACTTTGGCTTCACAACTGAAAATGTTGTTGCAAAGGCGAAGGCTGTTTTGGCTAAATAA
- a CDS encoding class I SAM-dependent methyltransferase yields the protein MSHMNNIKKYYEDNYKEGYPDYYIQGWENKTAQEMRFKELVGQINLNNKKILDVGCGTGNLLEYINQRYTGFDYTGVDILPHMINIAVGKKLKGKFICMDLFKNNPFWSNSFDAIFSSGIFNLNLGNNKEFLLDALDVFQELSGGVISFNLLWDKSPDREDKYFYFDPDKVGQLLTEKYGMDWTVTIVKGYLNNDFTVLLKKK from the coding sequence ATGAGCCATATGAACAATATAAAAAAATACTATGAGGATAATTACAAAGAAGGATATCCCGATTACTACATACAAGGGTGGGAAAATAAGACTGCCCAGGAGATGAGGTTTAAAGAACTGGTTGGTCAGATTAATCTTAACAATAAGAAAATTCTTGACGTTGGGTGCGGAACAGGGAATTTACTGGAGTACATTAATCAGAGATATACGGGATTTGATTATACAGGGGTGGATATTCTGCCCCATATGATCAACATAGCTGTTGGTAAAAAGTTAAAAGGAAAGTTTATATGTATGGATTTGTTTAAGAACAATCCCTTCTGGAGCAATTCATTCGATGCAATATTTTCATCAGGAATATTTAATCTCAATTTGGGCAACAACAAGGAATTCCTATTGGATGCCTTGGACGTTTTCCAAGAGTTATCTGGCGGAGTAATATCATTTAATTTGCTATGGGATAAGTCCCCCGACAGGGAGGATAAATACTTTTATTTTGACCCGGATAAGGTAGGACAGTTATTAACAGAAAAGTATGGAATGGATTGGACTGTTACTATAGTAAAGGGATATCTTAATAATGATTTTACCGTATTATTAAAAAAGAAATAA
- a CDS encoding DUF4173 domain-containing protein, with protein sequence MENNDQISGASATPLPPPYYASYVPRNKKPEYFEFKSRVTSSKGLTISLLSIILCILFLETIFFQSPGIAAPIYLAAFYCSIYYFFRENDTPLNRAAVILTIPAMLMAVSFFIHYNPSTRWITWLTLIGIICIQLILLGNFQINSLFSPDTLVKVISNLFAKPFTNLPMPFYSFGILKNKKSATTKNVLYALIGIIVAIPVAAILMGLFVQADAVFAASVRSFKNFIGLDFDRITIELFLGLPSGVFLGAALLGLKYEKHKEKTVKNLGSCIEPVITGTFLTIINMFLIAFVGFQFMYLFGGLDNIKTSGISYAEYARRGFFELCTASAIIFAIALFVIIMTKKKNEKLSIWISLGTVVLCAGDGILLISAVKRMFMYISAYGLSIKRVLTLWLMAVIGLCLLWMIIKCFKIRLDVTKWIGITVIVGVCILSLANIEKIIAEYNVDSYLKNPDEPSVIFYLNQLSYTAAPQLEKLWDLPTHQKTEINFNEIVENKKLQLSVRNKLYGFTLDSIEASKVLSRSK encoded by the coding sequence ATGGAAAACAATGATCAAATATCCGGAGCTTCAGCCACTCCATTACCCCCACCTTATTATGCAAGTTATGTTCCAAGAAATAAAAAACCCGAATATTTTGAATTTAAATCACGTGTTACCTCATCCAAAGGATTAACAATCTCATTATTGAGTATTATATTATGTATACTGTTTTTAGAAACAATTTTTTTCCAATCTCCGGGAATTGCTGCCCCAATATATCTCGCCGCCTTTTATTGCAGCATTTATTACTTTTTCAGGGAGAATGATACTCCCCTTAATAGGGCAGCTGTAATTTTAACCATACCGGCAATGCTAATGGCAGTAAGCTTCTTTATTCATTACAATCCAAGTACCAGATGGATTACATGGCTTACGTTAATTGGGATTATATGCATACAGCTTATTCTTCTTGGCAATTTTCAGATAAACAGCTTATTTTCGCCGGACACACTTGTCAAAGTTATTTCGAACCTATTCGCCAAGCCGTTTACTAATCTTCCAATGCCTTTCTACTCTTTTGGAATACTCAAGAACAAGAAATCTGCTACTACAAAAAACGTCTTGTACGCCTTAATAGGCATAATCGTGGCTATACCTGTTGCCGCAATCCTTATGGGATTATTTGTTCAGGCAGATGCAGTATTCGCTGCTTCGGTAAGGTCATTTAAGAACTTTATAGGTTTAGACTTTGACAGAATAACTATAGAATTATTCTTAGGACTTCCGTCAGGTGTATTTCTTGGCGCTGCACTGCTTGGTTTAAAGTATGAAAAACACAAAGAAAAAACCGTAAAAAATTTGGGCAGCTGCATAGAGCCTGTTATTACCGGTACTTTCTTAACCATTATAAATATGTTCTTGATAGCATTTGTAGGATTTCAGTTCATGTATCTCTTCGGGGGATTAGATAATATAAAAACTTCCGGAATAAGCTATGCAGAGTATGCAAGACGTGGCTTCTTTGAACTATGTACTGCATCAGCTATAATATTTGCCATTGCACTTTTTGTTATAATTATGACTAAGAAAAAAAATGAAAAGCTTTCAATATGGATAAGCCTTGGAACAGTGGTTCTATGTGCGGGTGATGGCATATTACTTATATCTGCAGTTAAGAGAATGTTTATGTATATAAGTGCTTACGGCCTTAGTATCAAACGTGTCTTGACACTCTGGCTTATGGCGGTAATTGGATTGTGTTTGCTATGGATGATAATAAAGTGCTTTAAAATCAGGTTGGATGTTACGAAATGGATAGGAATAACTGTAATCGTAGGTGTTTGTATATTAAGCCTGGCTAACATTGAAAAAATTATTGCAGAATACAATGTAGACAGCTACCTTAAAAATCCTGATGAACCCTCAGTAATATTTTATTTGAATCAATTATCCTATACCGCTGCTCCTCAACTGGAAAAACTGTGGGATTTACCGACACACCAAAAAACTGAAATAAACTTTAATGAAATAGTAGAAAATAAAAAACTCCAGCTTTCTGTACGAAACAAACTATACGGCTTTACACTGGACAGCATTGAGGCATCAAAGGTACTTAGCCGGTCCAAGTAG
- a CDS encoding DUF2975 domain-containing protein: MGYQILGKRGLSQLMEVLCTVFQVFGVILIASLPWTLNYYLLLKNTTVEPRIYYSMMVLLVISGICAFTILIQAKKVLHNINSKSPFTFDTANRIKYISYLCLPVALAYIIGIFFIPSVFVILVGLTFLFLAACIFIIAELFYQAVKYKQENDLTI; this comes from the coding sequence ATGGGTTATCAGATACTTGGAAAAAGAGGTTTAAGTCAGCTTATGGAAGTGCTCTGCACAGTGTTTCAGGTTTTTGGCGTTATATTGATTGCCAGCTTGCCATGGACACTAAACTATTACCTTCTACTAAAAAATACAACTGTAGAGCCTAGAATATATTATTCCATGATGGTACTTTTAGTAATATCCGGTATATGTGCTTTTACAATATTAATTCAAGCAAAAAAGGTTTTGCATAATATTAATTCAAAAAGCCCCTTTACATTTGATACGGCCAATCGAATTAAATATATATCCTACCTGTGTTTACCTGTAGCACTTGCGTATATTATAGGCATATTCTTTATCCCGTCGGTATTCGTTATTCTTGTAGGACTGACCTTTTTATTTTTAGCTGCCTGCATATTTATTATCGCAGAGTTGTTCTATCAGGCAGTTAAATATAAGCAAGAAAACGACTTGACAATATAG
- a CDS encoding ATP-binding protein, producing the protein MYINTNELILYKYFYRPDIFEDLSWVINNYQSKAFSKENIKSRLYEGLHKLVEFSVDKGFSGNLFHCYLTYVLITNENAFSRSCEVSVKPSGTINELALNDFIILKKLYDFDLSLIDEVLQTQSLNIIKTYISSDTDKNINNNLPCFKELVNSLSASENEHTFYEIITNFYKKFGVGKYGLNKAFSVIHCDKTIELKPITSTEPILLNDLVGYQLQKNELIKNTEAFVQGHKANNVLLYGDSGTGKSSSIKAILNEYFKHGLRMIEVYKHQMRDLPLIIEQIKDRKYKFIIYMDDLSFEDFETDYKYLKAVIEGGLEAKPENVLIYATSNRRHIIREKWSDKNDRDDDLHTNDTVQEKLSLSARFGLPILYIAPNRKEFQQIVKVLADKYHINIPEEELYLEANRWELRNGGLSGRTAQHFITYLLGKNNK; encoded by the coding sequence ATGTATATTAACACAAATGAATTAATCCTGTATAAGTATTTTTACCGGCCTGATATTTTTGAAGACCTTTCGTGGGTTATAAACAATTACCAAAGCAAAGCTTTTTCCAAGGAAAATATAAAGTCAAGACTATACGAAGGTTTGCATAAATTAGTTGAGTTTTCAGTTGACAAGGGTTTTAGTGGTAATTTGTTTCATTGTTACCTTACCTATGTTCTTATTACCAATGAAAATGCCTTTTCACGGTCTTGTGAAGTATCTGTAAAACCAAGTGGTACAATAAATGAGCTGGCATTAAATGATTTCATTATATTAAAAAAATTGTATGACTTTGATTTGTCCTTAATTGATGAAGTTCTCCAAACCCAGTCTTTAAACATCATTAAAACTTATATTTCCTCCGATACCGATAAAAATATAAATAATAATCTGCCATGTTTTAAAGAACTCGTAAATAGTCTATCAGCATCTGAGAATGAACATACATTCTATGAGATAATAACTAACTTCTACAAAAAGTTCGGTGTTGGAAAGTATGGATTAAACAAAGCTTTCAGTGTTATACACTGTGATAAAACTATTGAACTGAAGCCTATTACAAGCACTGAACCAATACTTCTTAATGACCTTGTTGGCTATCAACTTCAAAAGAACGAGCTTATTAAGAACACAGAAGCTTTTGTACAGGGACACAAGGCCAATAACGTGCTATTGTATGGCGACAGCGGTACAGGTAAATCATCAAGTATTAAAGCTATTTTAAATGAATACTTTAAACATGGTCTCAGAATGATAGAGGTCTATAAACACCAAATGAGGGATTTGCCTCTTATTATAGAACAGATAAAAGACAGAAAATATAAGTTTATCATTTACATGGACGACTTGTCCTTTGAAGACTTTGAAACAGACTATAAATACTTGAAGGCTGTCATAGAAGGAGGCCTTGAGGCAAAACCAGAAAATGTACTAATTTATGCTACTTCTAACAGAAGACATATTATCCGTGAGAAGTGGAGTGACAAGAACGACAGGGATGACGACCTTCATACCAACGATACGGTTCAGGAAAAGCTTTCACTATCAGCAAGATTTGGTTTACCGATTCTGTATATAGCCCCCAACAGAAAAGAATTTCAGCAAATTGTTAAGGTACTTGCCGATAAATATCATATCAATATTCCTGAAGAAGAACTTTATCTGGAAGCAAATCGATGGGAACTTCGCAATGGCGGTCTGTCAGGAAGAACAGCTCAACATTTTATCACATATCTACTCGGAAAAAATAATAAGTAG
- a CDS encoding metal ABC transporter ATP-binding protein: MEEFIGKHRGNCENSLGCCGYCCTKIENFSVTIGRTQILQDVNLHLHCGELTAIIGPNGAGKSTLLKSILGEIKHEGNIVFAGASGEAGGRPVVGYVPQQLEFDTSAPLSVRNLFVSCMSRKPAWQGVSKKLDKRIIDCLDRVQADKLIDKRLGALSGGELQRVLLALALEPMPQLLLLDEPVSGVDRKGLEVFYEIVSKIRKEYDLTIILVSHDLDLVRKHADRVVLLNRTVILNGNPEEVYTDKRMHETFGLTGFLGNETDENGGGK; the protein is encoded by the coding sequence ATGGAAGAGTTTATTGGAAAGCACAGAGGAAATTGTGAGAATAGCTTGGGCTGCTGCGGGTATTGCTGTACTAAAATAGAGAATTTTTCTGTAACGATAGGGAGAACGCAAATATTGCAGGATGTAAACCTTCACTTACATTGTGGGGAGTTGACTGCCATAATAGGCCCTAACGGGGCAGGAAAGAGTACTTTACTTAAATCCATACTCGGAGAAATTAAGCATGAGGGTAATATTGTGTTTGCAGGAGCTAGTGGGGAGGCTGGCGGGAGGCCTGTTGTTGGCTACGTACCTCAGCAATTGGAATTCGATACTTCCGCACCTCTTAGCGTAAGAAACCTGTTTGTATCATGTATGAGCAGAAAACCTGCATGGCAGGGTGTTTCAAAAAAACTGGACAAAAGGATTATAGATTGTCTGGACAGAGTTCAGGCAGATAAACTTATAGATAAACGATTGGGAGCTTTGTCCGGTGGAGAGCTGCAAAGAGTATTACTGGCGCTGGCACTTGAGCCAATGCCACAGCTTTTACTTCTGGACGAGCCGGTGTCAGGGGTTGACAGGAAGGGTCTTGAAGTTTTCTATGAGATTGTGTCTAAAATAAGGAAAGAGTATGATCTGACTATAATACTTGTATCCCATGATCTTGATTTGGTAAGGAAACATGCAGACAGAGTGGTTTTGTTAAATAGGACGGTAATACTCAATGGAAATCCGGAAGAAGTTTACACTGATAAACGGATGCATGAAACCTTCGGTTTGACCGGTTTTTTGGGAAATGAAACGGACGAGAACGGAGGCGGGAAATAA